The window CAGGCGAATGGTACTCACGAGAACACTCCACTCTTAACCACGGCGCCCTTGGGGCCGTCTGGGCTGCCGTGCTGGGACACAGAGATGCCGTTGCTGGTCTTCACGTCCAGGTTGTACCTGCCGTCTTCCTCAAGAACGAAGTCGTGCTGCAGGATCTCTGCCTCCTCGCTGGATCCCACGGAGGCATAGTTGTAGGGCCTGTCGGGGGCGGCGAGGGCCACGGCGGTGAGGGCGGCGATGATCATCTGAGTAATGCAACATCGTACAGTTAGATAAAAAGTCATGTCCAGctaagagggaagagaatggtatggaaataaaaagtaggaaaaattaTCCTTGTATTACAAGTAATTGAAAATAATAGATACCACGTTTGTCCCAAGAAGTCTACATAATTGTAAGAACTGAGGTATAATAAAGAGAATTAATATTCATTGCATGAATAATGCCATAATGCTTTTGATCACACCctgtgatatgagagagagagagagagagagagagagagagagagagagagagagagagagagagagagagagagagagagagagagagagagagagagataatcggatagacaaacaaacagataaacacacacacacgcacaaacacacacacacacacacacacacacacacacacacacacacacacacacacacacacgcggcacACTGTATCAGCAGACATGGGTGCAGTgcgggtgtgtgttggtgtgttggtgtgtgtgagtggtgagcAGTGCCTGTGCGGGTGCCATGAGCGTTTGGTCATTGGAGGTACATACAAACTTCATGATGATGTGAGCACCAGACACTGATGTCCTGCTTCAGTTCGGCCTCACATTTATACTCACCCTCTACCCACGTACAGGTGCCAGCTAGTGATTCAGAGGCCAGTTTTTGCTATACACGCAGGCCGCATGTTTCAAGAAGGGCTCATGGTGTAATGCCTGACAGTGGGCCCCTCCCTGGCTCCTGGTGGGCATGAAGGTGTAATGTGGGATAGGTGGTctgcttattctttttcttgcgGGGGTCACTTGATGGTGTGTGTCTCTCATGAATTATACCGAAAAAGGGTAAAAGAATGGTGGTTAAATGTGGAATAATAGTACAGCATTTCTTGTTGATATGATGCAATCACTTTCTAGTTGAGGAAGATGCTGCGTCCTTCGTGAGATGTTAAGTAGAACGGTTAATTGAAAAGTGtagtatttcttgtttctttttctttttctttttcttttttttcttgttttacgtTTAGGTCAAGATATTTCTTATTACCTGAGTTGCATTTTATGTTTGGTGCACTATCGTGAATTGCAGAAATCTTTCACAAAATAAACCAGCAGTATATAACTCatgattgctactactactactactactactactactactactactactactattactactactaatgatgatgttaatacATCTACTGCAAATACTCctcctagtactactactactactactactactaataataataataataataataataataataataataataataataataataataataataataataataataataataataataataacgatgataataataataataataataataataataataataataatagtaataataataataataataataataataataacagtgataataataatgataatgatagtagtaataacgataataatagtaatgataataataatgataataatactaatgataatagtagtaatattaatggtaatgaaaatgataataataatgatgataataacaacaataagaataagaataacaatgacaataagaataatgataagaacagattaaaaataatgataataataatgataataatagtaatgataatagcaatagagACAAGAGGTGTTAGATAGAATATAGATGACATCATTAACTTTAATCAAAAATCATATTTCGAGATATAATGTTGCACAATTTACTTTTCCCTGCGCGAGAAACGAGGCGCCGCCCTTGAAAAAAGCCCACAAGAACTGACGGAGAGTGATAGAAATAAGGACACAATTTCTCCTGATTCTTTCCTCGTGGGAATGTCAAAGTTACTGAAGGAGGTAATGGAAGAGCcccgcctcctctcctccatcgtccctcctcccttctccctcgtcctgctcccctttcttcttctcttctttattgcttccctccctccctcactccctaccttccttctttctctcatccttttccacttctttgattttccttcccttttgtaagctttccttcctttcctgttcttctttcttcctcccttctttattgtttccctccctcactcaatccctgcctccttctttctctcatccttttcctcttctttgattttttctcccttcccctttctaagttttccatcctttcctcttttcactattttctttattagctCATTATTTgccactccttcccttctccggTTGTTGttccctcattccctgccttctttctttctttcatttatttctgcttccttatttttcccttcccttttctgagCAGTCCCTTTGTTCATGTTTTATTAATCTCTTTATTAGCTCattatttctccctcctttccttctccagttGTTGTTTCCTCACGCCTATCTTaattttcccatctttttccttcctttcattcttttttatctaccttttctccttcctttcttctttctcatctctctcctcatctttctctttctattcttctcccttttttcatctttcttcatcttccctccttgctcacccctcattcttttttattctctttttcctgttttccttctttttattttcattcctccctcgTTTTATGTTCATAGATGTTTATGTAATTGTATCTCTCACGTCAAGTTTTCTTTATGCTATCTAATATTACTTCGTCTTTTAATCCTGTTTAATGTGTGATCTTTTAATCCTATTTCTTGTGTGATATTTTTCACATGCTTTTCTAGATAACACGtttgatgatactactactactactactactactactactactactactactactaccaataataataataacaataataatgataataaaaacagtaaaaacaatgCAGTTTACCCAGTTTAGCACGTAAGATCTACCAACACGTATAAGAAAAtgtgcataaataaatatatgaatagccAAATAGctacataaataagaaaattgagggacgaaaatagaaaataaaaatcaaaatataCTGTCTTGAATTATATTTCTCATAGTCTACGAGAAAAAGTTAGAATTCCAGGTCAGGAGTTCCCGACCTCGTGCCCCTGTTCCTGTCTGTTTGTTGCACAGGTGACGCGTGACAAACGAACCCACATGGAGACTACAATTACAGTGGCCTTCGTAGTTTTTcccatacatgaaaaaaaaagtgcgtgATATTCCTGCGACACTGGAATTGTACGTGAGAGTATCAGAAGCAGGTGACAAGAAGAGTGATAACTGGAGCACCAATAATGACAGTGTACTAgttagtgttgtggtggttttaATGGTATTTGTGattttactattgctattactactactactactagaacaacagctactattactacacatactactatcattattattgttattactactactactattgctattactgttattttcacggttactactactattgttactattactgctacttacttctattattatcattactactactagtactactgctactagtactacgactactactactacttctactactactactaataataataataatgataataatgctaatactaatactactctactactgcttctactattacaGCAATAACATCAGCAAAGGCAAGGACAGCAATACAGACAGCAATACACGCCACCACTAACAGGTCGCTAAGTGATGGGTTTGTTTACTCGTCCACTCTCAGCAGTCAGAGTTTTTTTCCCTAGTCAAGAAGAGTTTGGAGAGATTATCATATCTAATTATTGCGTTTACTTGGtgcttattagagagagagagagagagagagagagagagagagagagagagagagagagagagagagagagagagagagagagagagagagagagagagagagagagagaaaggtaggcAAATGAGCAGGTCTAAATCTAgttggtggtgagtgtgatggCCGCCTGCCCCGCCATGCCACAATCGCCACAGTGCATGTCTTCCACAGAGGTTAGCGAGCGTCCCGTTGGCCAAGATTATCAACTCTCCCTCAAGCAAGGCCGCCGACGCCCTTGACAGTCACCTAATGAATCGTCTcgctccttcatctttttattcgttttcccACCTGGTGTCCCGCCTGAAGGTCTTCCACGCTCACCGGACACCTCGAGAATGTGACACCTCAAATCGATCGGTGGACTAGTCAGAAGAGTTTCTATCTGCTTCATCTGCATTAACGTGACTCGTATTGGTGTGCAAAGTTGGTGGACGCTAGGCCGTTGCGCTTAGTCTCTTCTCGTaatgtctctcctctctctttctctctttacagcAGGGTACAGAAATATGAGCATCAAGCACCGCCGATCCATTTCCCGCCGCCAGTCAGGCAGACTTGCTCCTCCCCCCGCCAGCGTGGAGGCGGCGCTGACCCATTGCGTCACCGTCCAGATACATATTTGTGTGACGCGCCTCGCCTGCTTTCCTGACCCGCTCCTTTCTCACCATTATATTGAGCACATGTTTGTCATGAGAAATGGAGGGCAAGTTCaggctactttttttttgtcctaatTTCCAACATTAATTTGTCgaacttgatatatatatatatatatatatatatatatatatatatatatatatatatatatatatatatatatatatatatatatatatatatatatatatatatatatatatatatatatatatatatatatatatatatatatatatatatatatatatatatatatatatatatatatatatatatatatatatatatatatatatatatatatatatatatatatatatacgtgtacCGTGTCGTGAGTCAATAAATGTCACTTGAAACAGAGTGTAGCAGGACGTGCGGACGGTGTGTTCATGGCAGGGCGCCTGCTAATCGAGTCTTCTTCACCCAGCAACAAGTAACCGGCACGGCCACAATTCCATTTCTGGCTGAGTAACAGAGGCGTTGCGACAAACACGTCTAGAGGGCatcccttctctttatcctaATGTTATCACATTAacatattaattattattactaacgaTAATTTTCATTCCTTTGATAACTTCACTTTTTGCTGTGATGGAATAAGTGAGCTTCTTTCTTTCGAGAGGTGAATAGCATAGCCACCTGCGAGGTCCGGCGAGGGGTAGATTGTCTGCAGACGTAAAGGGAAACAGTTTTAATTTCATATCAGAAACATTTATCCTCTACTGCATCTGATATTCGTTTCCATAgtgttgttattaatatcatcataatcattgttaccattgttatcatcataatcattatgaacagcagcaacaccaacatgACCATCACTGACTCTTAGACATTTATAACTAAGTATCTATCcgataaatgcacacacacacacacacacacacacacgcccggtagctcagtggttagagcgctggcttcacaagccagaggaccggggttcgattccccggccgggtggagatatttgggtgtgtctcctttcacgtgtagcccctgttcacctagcagtgagtaggtacgggatgtaaatcgaggagttgtgaccttgttgtcccggtgtgtggtgtgtgcctggtctcaggcctatccgaagatcggaaataatgagctctgagctcgttccttagggtaacgtctggctgtctcgtcagagactgcagcagatcaaacagtgaaacacacacacacacacacacacacacacatatatatatatatatatatatatatatatatatatatatatatatatatatatatacatatatatatgtgtgactTGCATATTTTATCAAGTCGccattgttcttccttctctcctcacgCTGTGAGTCCAGTGGTCTTATCAACGCGTACCGTTTGTGTTGATGAATGCAGTGTGAAGTGAACAAGCCCGAATGGATGTGGAACACAACTTACAAGGGTGGTGTTGGCACCAATAGAGGATCACCTGCCCTCGATGCTGTGCTGCCGCTGTGGTTTAAGATGTACTCGAGGAGATTCGTCAGTGTAAGAAAGTAAACACAGCTTTATACCAACAAGAGTAGAGGCAATCTGTGTAAACACTAAACTTGaatttcattttctgttgtgTTTTCTCTGAATTTTCCATTTccgagagggaaagaaaatatggtaTTGGAAGGAAGCTTTCattttaataaataaataaatgacacatATTTACCAAACAGATCTGGTTGATAAACAGTGACAACGTTTGCACGATACATGCGGTGAACTGCCAGCAGTGCCAAATCCTACGCTTCCCGTGAAGTCTTTCCGTGACTCTTCACGGTTTAGGTGTTTGCCGTACATAATGTGACCAGATCAAGAGTAGCTCTGGTTCGGTGTGTGACGTCCAGGTGATGGAGAGTGTTTAGGCATAGGTGTATCTGCCCTCGGGAGAGCGGTTGCGGTCCTCCTCGGCGGCCTTAGCGATCTGGGCCAGCACGAAAtcggggatggggtgggggaacTCGGGTGCCACGGGCAGCAGGTCAGACTCAGGCTGGTAGCCGTGCTCGTTGGCGACGAACTTCACCTCAACAGGGGTGCCGTCAGGGGCGGTGTAGCTGTGGGGACAAAGTGTGCATCAGTCTGCATGCTGCTACTCACAACACTGATACTGTTACCACTGCACGCCTCCCGCCAAACTGTCAACAAACATACAACACTCGCTGCCGCCAGCCGAGTGCTACTCACGAGAACACTCCACTCTTGACCACGGCGCCCTCGGGACCGTCGGGACTGCCGTGCTGGGCTACAGAGATGCCGTTGCTGGTCTTCACGTCCAGGTTGTACCTGCCGTCATCCTCAAGAACAAAGTCGTGCTGCAGGATCTCTGCCTCCTCGCTGGATCCCACGGAGGCATAGCTGTAGGGCCTGTCGGGGGCGGCGAGTGCCACGGCGGCGAAGGCGGCGATGATCACCTATTAGGTTGAAGGATTAAGATATAAGCAAATTGTGAACAACTAACAAGCCACCGTCTTGTAATATGcgatgaatattaaaaaacatTCACATGAATATTTTTGGTTCAGTTGCTACAATTATATTCGTTTACTATTAAGAATCAATtgttgcacttttttttccttcatctactaTTGATACAGCTTCCAGTAAGCGAGTGAGGACGTACAAACTTCATGTTGAGATGTTGGCGTTGAGTGCTGTCCACATCAGCGCTGGACGCACTTATATACCGAGCGAGGCGCTGTAGTAGCGAGGAACTCTTTCGTAAGGTCGATGCTGACCTCCTATTTCGAGGCAACGGGATCTAGCCGCTgatcgtttttcttcctctcgttcaGGATCGGCCTGGGAGTGTTGAAAGAGGCGGCCTAGTGAAGGTGAGGACGGCATCGGCCACGGCAAGCACGGGATAGGTGAGTATCCCCCACCAAGcttaccctccctcctctctctctctctctctctctctctctctctctctc is drawn from Portunus trituberculatus isolate SZX2019 chromosome 44, ASM1759143v1, whole genome shotgun sequence and contains these coding sequences:
- the LOC123518870 gene encoding cuticle protein AM1159-like → MKFVIIAAFAAVALAAPDRPYSYASVGSSEEAEILQHDFVLEDDGRYNLDVKTSNGISVAQHGSPDGPEGAVVKSGVFSYTAPDGTPVEVKFVANEHGYQPESDLLPVAPEFPHPIPDFVLAQIAKAAEEDRNRSPEGRYTYA